In Bacillus kexueae, a genomic segment contains:
- a CDS encoding biotin-dependent carboxyltransferase family protein, with amino-acid sequence MGIRVLRSGLLTTFQDLGRIGFQRDGVIVSGAMDSFAHRIANILVGNEETEATMEITMLGPILRFEEDAYIAICGGEFEVTLDEQTVPLWQPFHVKKGQTLSINRCIKGCRAYIAVAGGFDIPKIMNSQSTYLLAKVGGFKGRALQKEDVIPLKRLGGEKLREGRWGVSYKLQSYFGDKEQTIRVIRGENFKDFTTQSQRQFFQQSYTITTQSNRMGYRLDGDLLKRSVDEDVISSAVTFGTIQVPPEGKPIILMADRQTTGGYPKIGQVIAVDLPKLAQLKPGDRITFQNFSFTDAQRCLIELEKEIQLLKKQITYLSGV; translated from the coding sequence ATGGGTATACGTGTTCTTCGTAGTGGTTTGCTGACAACGTTTCAAGACTTAGGTCGAATTGGCTTTCAACGAGATGGGGTAATTGTCAGTGGTGCCATGGACTCTTTTGCTCATCGAATTGCCAACATTTTAGTGGGGAATGAAGAAACGGAAGCGACAATGGAAATCACGATGCTTGGTCCTATTTTACGTTTTGAGGAAGATGCATACATTGCGATTTGCGGTGGGGAATTTGAAGTGACACTTGATGAACAAACTGTTCCTTTATGGCAACCCTTTCATGTGAAAAAAGGGCAAACCCTTTCCATTAATCGGTGTATCAAAGGATGTCGGGCGTACATAGCAGTCGCTGGTGGATTTGATATTCCAAAAATCATGAATAGCCAATCCACTTATTTGTTAGCGAAGGTTGGTGGGTTTAAAGGGAGAGCGCTTCAAAAAGAGGATGTTATTCCTTTGAAGAGATTAGGAGGAGAAAAGTTACGTGAAGGGAGATGGGGAGTATCCTATAAACTGCAAAGTTATTTTGGTGACAAAGAGCAGACGATTCGGGTCATACGGGGAGAAAATTTCAAAGATTTTACTACACAAAGTCAAAGACAATTTTTTCAACAGTCATATACCATAACAACTCAGTCCAATCGAATGGGCTACAGGCTTGATGGAGACCTACTTAAACGAAGTGTGGATGAGGATGTCATCTCAAGTGCGGTTACATTTGGTACCATTCAAGTCCCTCCCGAAGGAAAGCCTATTATTTTAATGGCTGATCGCCAGACGACAGGAGGCTATCCGAAGATTGGGCAGGTTATCGCGGTTGATTTACCCAAGCTAGCACAACTAAAACCGGGTGACCGCATCACCTTCCAAAACTTTTCCTTCACTGATGCACAAAGGTGTTTGATTGAGTTGGAGAAAGAAATCCAATTATTAAAAAAACAAATTACGTATCTCTCGGGGGTGTAA
- the pxpB gene encoding 5-oxoprolinase subunit PxpB, producing MNFKLVPLSESSLTIKLGDQVDEQVHNRVRTVTTYLSENPLKGIVEIVPAFTSVTIYFDPMSFYHEKSLPYENVCEQLIQMLQSITTSEIKDGKEIVIPVCYGEEFGPDIEDVARHNKLTVEDVISIHTSGIYRVYMLGFAPGFAYLGGMSEQIATPRKQSPRLKIPARSVGIAGVQTGIYPIESPGGWQLIGKTPIELFRPKHSQPSLLQMGDKVRFRAITKEEFNQIEEEHHGYTCSS from the coding sequence ATGAACTTTAAGCTCGTCCCTTTGAGTGAAAGTAGTCTAACAATTAAGTTGGGCGATCAAGTGGATGAACAGGTTCACAATCGCGTAAGGACGGTAACAACGTATTTAAGTGAAAATCCTTTGAAAGGCATCGTGGAAATTGTTCCAGCTTTTACGAGTGTAACGATATACTTTGACCCAATGAGCTTTTATCATGAAAAATCTCTTCCTTACGAGAACGTTTGTGAACAATTGATTCAAATGCTACAAAGCATTACGACAAGTGAAATCAAAGATGGAAAAGAAATCGTCATTCCGGTTTGTTATGGAGAAGAGTTTGGACCAGACATTGAAGATGTGGCGAGGCATAACAAACTAACAGTTGAGGATGTGATAAGCATTCATACAAGTGGGATTTATCGAGTGTATATGCTCGGGTTTGCACCGGGCTTCGCGTACTTAGGAGGAATGTCAGAGCAAATAGCGACACCTCGAAAACAATCTCCTCGCTTAAAAATCCCTGCTCGATCTGTAGGAATTGCAGGTGTTCAAACCGGTATTTATCCAATCGAAAGTCCAGGAGGATGGCAATTAATCGGGAAGACCCCTATAGAACTATTTCGACCGAAACATTCCCAACCGAGCCTACTTCAAATGGGAGATAAAGTTCGTTTTCGTGCGATTACAAAGGAAGAGTTTAATCAGATAGAGGAGGAGCATCATGGGTATACGTGTTCTTCGTAG
- a CDS encoding IclR family transcriptional regulator: protein MNKTVVKTLQILQLFESKEQLTLQDMVHMSGQPKTSVFRMVQSLVEIGFLAKKGEYYELGLALMQFGQLVSERLDIRKIAYPYMQQLKNETNEAVNLVIQDGNEAIYIEKVETSEPIRVYTRIGRRAPLYAGACPRILLTFMEQEDQSKYFQTVSLTPFAPNTIRTAEELVKVLEVDRKRGYSVSHSELTDGSSAVAVPIFDSKGDILAGLSIVGPESRFTDAYIESLRMHLMNAAKEIARDLGRRG, encoded by the coding sequence ATGAACAAAACGGTCGTTAAAACACTTCAAATACTTCAGCTATTCGAATCGAAAGAGCAATTGACATTGCAAGACATGGTACACATGAGCGGTCAGCCAAAAACGTCTGTTTTTCGTATGGTTCAATCTTTAGTAGAAATAGGGTTCTTAGCAAAAAAAGGAGAATATTATGAGCTTGGCTTGGCGCTTATGCAATTTGGTCAACTTGTTTCAGAGAGACTAGACATTCGTAAGATTGCCTACCCGTATATGCAGCAATTAAAAAACGAAACGAATGAAGCAGTTAATTTAGTTATTCAAGATGGAAATGAAGCAATTTACATTGAAAAGGTTGAAACCTCTGAACCGATTCGAGTTTACACAAGAATTGGTAGGAGAGCCCCTTTATATGCTGGAGCGTGTCCAAGAATATTATTAACTTTTATGGAACAGGAAGATCAATCGAAGTATTTCCAAACAGTTTCTCTCACTCCATTTGCCCCAAACACGATTCGAACTGCTGAAGAATTAGTAAAAGTGCTAGAAGTCGATCGAAAAAGAGGCTATAGCGTTAGTCATTCTGAATTAACAGATGGCTCATCGGCGGTGGCTGTACCGATTTTTGACTCTAAGGGAGACATTTTAGCTGGATTAAGTATTGTGGGACCTGAAAGTCGATTTACGGATGCTTATATTGAATCATTGCGAATGCATTTAATGAACGCGGCGAAAGAAATAGCACGGGATCTTGGAAGAAGGGGGTAG
- a CDS encoding zinc chelation protein SecC, translating to MTFLSKVKPHLRHKDLFVQQFVVNSLMDYPNTPVEWTNELLQEAIEVKEKEFSILMGLNNHTFNAQSLSLLQKGLKQSTKDREFLYTRLMTRVPPTIIWKHKDELNSTISEEWWNIYDIVLHGDEEKVWGTFGLILNKLDEEGPYNNDLYEQAKLLLQTIVQNGWIEEGEIDIVMNEELNNDWFSFAGILMVHAIGLLQIKRYIPILANLLIRDEDTLLEELTNTLVSFQSDDAVKAVTPYIRHIDSNIYAISVLENTKTELSVQTLKSMYNEVDDEETKALIIEALCHHYEESAFHYIEDFLCNNYDTLLLDWEELAYGFFTLMEKPHPLLNEWKAIAIQKEATFHN from the coding sequence GTGACATTTCTATCAAAAGTAAAGCCGCACTTACGCCATAAGGACTTATTTGTACAACAGTTTGTTGTTAATTCCTTAATGGATTATCCGAATACACCCGTCGAATGGACGAATGAATTACTACAAGAAGCCATTGAGGTTAAAGAAAAAGAATTCTCTATTTTAATGGGTTTAAACAATCATACCTTTAACGCTCAAAGTCTTTCCCTTTTACAAAAAGGACTAAAACAATCTACAAAAGATAGGGAATTTCTTTACACACGTTTAATGACACGCGTTCCACCCACTATCATTTGGAAGCATAAAGATGAGTTGAATTCAACGATTTCTGAAGAATGGTGGAACATCTATGACATCGTGCTACACGGAGATGAAGAGAAGGTATGGGGAACATTCGGTTTGATCTTAAATAAGCTTGATGAAGAAGGCCCATATAACAATGACCTATATGAGCAAGCAAAACTCCTTTTACAAACAATCGTCCAAAACGGTTGGATAGAAGAAGGAGAAATCGATATTGTTATGAACGAGGAATTAAACAACGATTGGTTTTCTTTTGCTGGTATTCTAATGGTACATGCAATCGGATTACTTCAAATAAAAAGATACATTCCGATTCTTGCTAACTTATTGATTCGAGATGAAGACACCCTTTTAGAGGAACTAACGAATACGTTAGTATCTTTCCAATCGGATGATGCCGTTAAAGCCGTCACACCGTACATCCGACACATTGATTCGAATATTTACGCGATATCTGTTCTAGAAAACACGAAAACAGAGTTATCAGTTCAGACGTTAAAATCAATGTACAATGAAGTAGATGATGAAGAAACAAAAGCACTCATTATCGAAGCCCTTTGTCACCACTACGAAGAGTCTGCTTTTCACTACATTGAAGATTTTCTTTGCAACAACTATGACACATTGTTACTCGATTGGGAAGAACTAGCCTATGGCTTTTTTACACTCATGGAAAAGCCCCATCCACTCCTTAATGAATGGAAGGCCATTGCGATTCAAAAAGAAGCTACCTTTCACAATTAA
- a CDS encoding aldo/keto reductase — MKQIQLGNSALEASEIVLGCMRIDNMSVKELTTYVDHAIEEGITLFDHADIYGKGKCEELFGQMLQERKGMRESIQIQSKCGIRKGFYDFSKSHILNSVDGILQRLQTDYLDLLILHRPDTLMEPEEVAEAFDLLQASGKVRNFGVSNFNSMQIELLKKYVKQPLLVNQLQFGIMHAEMVSSGIQANTLFDGSVDRDGHLLEYSRLNDMTIQAWSPFQYGFFEGIFIDNELFPELNQVLARIAEEKGVSKSAIAVAWVLRHPAKMQTIVGTTNLNRLKEICKASNVQLTREEWYEIYRAAGNRLP, encoded by the coding sequence ATGAAACAAATTCAATTAGGAAATTCCGCGCTTGAAGCATCTGAAATTGTTTTAGGATGCATGCGAATTGATAACATGTCGGTAAAAGAACTGACGACGTACGTAGATCATGCGATTGAAGAAGGAATTACGCTATTTGATCATGCAGATATTTACGGGAAAGGAAAATGTGAAGAATTATTCGGGCAAATGCTTCAAGAAAGAAAAGGGATGCGTGAGAGCATTCAAATTCAAAGTAAATGTGGCATTCGCAAAGGATTCTATGATTTCTCGAAATCGCACATATTAAACTCTGTTGACGGCATTTTACAACGTTTGCAAACAGACTATCTAGATTTATTGATTTTACATAGACCGGATACACTGATGGAACCGGAAGAAGTAGCAGAAGCGTTTGATCTTCTACAAGCGAGTGGGAAAGTACGCAACTTTGGTGTAAGTAATTTTAACAGCATGCAAATCGAGTTATTAAAGAAATATGTAAAGCAACCGTTACTCGTAAACCAACTTCAATTTGGGATTATGCATGCTGAAATGGTAAGCAGCGGTATTCAAGCGAACACGCTATTTGATGGATCGGTAGACCGCGATGGCCACCTTCTTGAATATTCCCGCTTAAATGATATGACGATTCAAGCTTGGTCACCATTCCAATATGGTTTCTTCGAAGGAATTTTTATTGATAATGAACTATTTCCAGAGTTAAATCAAGTGCTAGCTCGTATAGCGGAAGAAAAAGGTGTAAGTAAATCAGCAATCGCTGTTGCTTGGGTTTTAAGACATCCAGCTAAAATGCAAACGATTGTCGGCACGACGAATTTGAATCGTTTAAAAGAAATATGTAAAGCGAGTAACGTACAATTAACCCGAGAAGAATGGTACGAAATTTACCGTGCAGCAGGGAATCGTTTACCGTAA
- a CDS encoding MerR family transcriptional regulator: MTYSIKEVSEITGLPSSTLRYYEKEGLIPAVDRNDAGVRVFTNEDLEWISIVTCLKNTDMPIREIKTFVALCAHGDETLEERRKIVLNHKKNVENKIAKLQYHLEHINFKADYYEAACKAGTESELKKVKYPDPF, translated from the coding sequence ATGACGTATTCGATAAAAGAAGTTTCAGAGATTACAGGGCTACCCTCTTCAACATTACGGTACTATGAGAAAGAAGGGCTAATTCCTGCTGTTGACCGTAATGACGCTGGCGTGCGCGTATTTACAAATGAGGACCTTGAATGGATCTCCATAGTCACATGCTTGAAAAATACAGATATGCCCATACGAGAAATCAAAACCTTTGTGGCTCTTTGTGCACATGGAGACGAAACGTTAGAAGAGAGAAGAAAAATTGTCCTGAACCATAAAAAGAACGTCGAAAACAAAATCGCCAAGCTTCAATATCACCTCGAACATATTAATTTTAAAGCGGATTATTATGAAGCCGCTTGTAAAGCTGGAACTGAGTCTGAATTAAAAAAGGTTAAGTATCCAGACCCGTTTTAA
- the htpG gene encoding molecular chaperone HtpG has product MTKKQFKAESKRLLDLMIHSIYSNREIFLRELISNASDAIDKIYYKALTDDNLIFQKDDYYIKIVPNKKNRTLTIIDTGIGMTKEELENNLGTIAKSGSLAFKNETELKDGYDIIGQFGVGFYSAFMVADVVTVISKALGETEAYKWESSGADGYTIEPCDKETVGTEITLKLKENTEEENYEEYLEEYRLKSIIKKYSDFIRYPIKMDVTEHKPKEDSENDHEEVKVEQTINSMVPIWRKNKNELTDEDYEKFYAEKHYGFDKPLKSIHVSVDGAVRYNAILYIPEAMPFDYYTKEFEKGLELYSSGVLIMNKCPDLLPDHFSFVKGLVDSEDLSLNISREMLQQDRQLKLIAKNISKKIKNELKTLLKNDREKYEKFYESFGRQLKYGVYSDFGANKEALQDLLLFYSSQDKKLTTLDEYVERMPEDQKYIYYATGESIDRIEKLPQTELVLDKGYEILYFTEDIDEFAIKMLMSYNEKEFKSVSSSDLGFDEADSEKNNEAEENEFKALFDEMKNILADKVKEVRLSKRLKSHPVCLATDGEISIEMEKVLSAMPNNQNVKADKILEINPKHDVFHSLKQAYEQDKDKLALYTNLLYNQALLIEGLPIEDPVEFTNNMCKIMV; this is encoded by the coding sequence ATGACAAAAAAACAATTTAAAGCAGAGTCTAAAAGATTATTAGACTTAATGATTCACTCCATTTATTCGAATCGTGAAATTTTCTTGCGCGAACTCATTTCAAACGCAAGTGACGCTATTGATAAGATTTATTACAAAGCTTTAACAGATGACAATCTTATATTCCAAAAAGACGATTACTACATAAAGATTGTACCTAATAAAAAGAACCGTACGTTAACCATTATCGATACGGGTATTGGGATGACAAAAGAAGAGCTTGAAAATAATCTTGGCACAATTGCTAAAAGTGGCTCTCTTGCGTTCAAAAACGAAACAGAGCTAAAAGATGGCTATGATATCATCGGCCAATTCGGTGTCGGTTTTTATTCAGCCTTCATGGTCGCAGATGTCGTAACCGTCATCTCCAAAGCACTTGGCGAAACAGAAGCTTACAAATGGGAGTCTTCTGGTGCAGACGGCTACACGATTGAACCATGTGATAAAGAAACGGTCGGTACTGAAATTACGTTAAAGCTGAAAGAAAACACAGAAGAAGAAAATTATGAAGAATACTTAGAAGAATATCGCTTAAAATCCATCATTAAAAAATATTCGGACTTCATTCGCTACCCAATTAAAATGGACGTAACAGAGCACAAGCCGAAAGAAGACAGCGAAAATGATCACGAAGAAGTAAAAGTTGAACAAACCATTAACAGCATGGTGCCAATTTGGCGTAAAAATAAAAACGAGCTAACAGATGAAGATTATGAAAAATTCTACGCAGAAAAGCACTACGGATTTGATAAGCCATTAAAATCAATTCACGTGAGCGTAGACGGTGCCGTTCGCTACAATGCAATTTTGTACATTCCTGAGGCGATGCCTTTTGATTATTACACAAAGGAATTTGAAAAAGGATTGGAGCTTTACTCAAGCGGCGTTTTAATTATGAACAAATGCCCTGACCTATTACCTGACCATTTCAGCTTTGTAAAAGGTCTAGTCGATTCAGAAGACTTATCGTTAAACATCTCACGTGAAATGTTGCAGCAAGACCGTCAACTTAAGCTAATCGCAAAAAACATTAGCAAAAAGATTAAAAATGAATTAAAAACCTTGTTGAAAAACGATCGTGAAAAATACGAAAAGTTTTATGAGTCCTTTGGCAGACAGTTAAAATACGGTGTGTATAGTGACTTCGGCGCGAACAAAGAAGCATTACAAGACTTGCTTCTATTCTATTCATCTCAAGACAAAAAGCTAACGACACTAGATGAATATGTGGAAAGAATGCCTGAAGACCAAAAGTATATTTACTATGCGACAGGTGAATCGATTGATCGTATTGAAAAACTTCCACAAACAGAGCTTGTATTAGACAAAGGGTATGAAATCTTATACTTCACGGAAGACATCGATGAATTTGCAATTAAGATGCTCATGTCTTATAACGAAAAAGAATTTAAATCGGTTTCAAGCAGCGACTTAGGATTTGACGAAGCAGACAGCGAAAAGAACAATGAAGCAGAAGAAAACGAATTTAAAGCACTATTTGATGAGATGAAAAACATCTTAGCAGACAAAGTAAAAGAAGTAAGACTTTCCAAGCGTTTGAAATCTCACCCTGTATGCCTAGCAACAGACGGAGAAATCTCCATTGAGATGGAAAAAGTGTTAAGCGCAATGCCAAATAACCAAAACGTTAAAGCGGACAAAATCCTTGAAATCAATCCGAAGCATGACGTTTTCCACTCTTTAAAACAAGCATACGAACAAGACAAGGATAAGCTAGCGCTCTATACAAACCTTTTATACAATCAAGCCCTTCTCATTGAAGGATTACCAATTGAAGACCCTGTTGAATTCACCAACAACATGTGCAAAATCATGGTATAA
- a CDS encoding OFA family MFS transporter: protein MNRWLVVFGSICIQLSLGAVYAWSLFNQPLAETFGWSIDDIVITFSITIATFAFFTMIAGKLQDKIGPRWVASIGGFLLGTGLLLSSQASTLTELYLYYGLIGGAGIGMAYVCPIATCVKWFPEKKGFISGIAVAGFGAGGLVFKPIILALMESFGVSNTFLYLGIIYIVLVVGGAQFLKNPPAYSTGDESHSTTSQKDFTTKEMLRERSFYALWIMFLMGCTSGLMVISFAVDIGVQIANLTIESAATAVMVIAIFNAGGRIILGTLSDKFGRKPVLSAMYICSSLIMLGMSLIPMSYLLFLLFVSLIGFNFGGFLAIFPSITAEFYGTKNIGLNYGLMYQAYGVAAFVGPFIATTFGFTTAFLVAVALNIGGVLVATQLRTHSYTTVSGR from the coding sequence GTGAATCGTTGGTTGGTCGTTTTTGGATCTATTTGTATTCAACTGAGCCTTGGAGCCGTTTATGCGTGGAGTTTATTTAATCAACCACTAGCGGAAACATTCGGTTGGTCGATAGACGATATTGTGATTACGTTTTCCATTACGATTGCGACTTTCGCTTTCTTCACCATGATTGCAGGAAAGCTTCAAGATAAAATTGGCCCAAGATGGGTCGCCTCCATTGGTGGTTTCCTCCTTGGAACAGGCCTTCTTTTATCTAGTCAAGCTTCTACATTAACGGAATTGTATTTATATTACGGTTTAATTGGTGGAGCTGGAATTGGAATGGCTTATGTTTGCCCCATTGCCACATGCGTGAAATGGTTCCCTGAAAAGAAAGGATTTATTAGCGGTATTGCCGTTGCTGGATTTGGAGCTGGTGGCTTAGTTTTCAAACCCATCATCTTAGCGCTAATGGAGAGCTTCGGTGTATCCAATACGTTTCTGTATCTTGGCATTATATATATTGTTCTTGTCGTAGGGGGAGCACAATTTTTGAAAAACCCTCCCGCTTATTCAACAGGAGATGAATCCCATTCAACTACTTCTCAAAAAGATTTCACCACAAAGGAAATGCTACGTGAGCGTTCTTTCTATGCACTTTGGATCATGTTTTTAATGGGATGTACGTCTGGATTAATGGTCATAAGCTTCGCTGTTGATATCGGTGTACAAATTGCGAACTTAACAATTGAATCAGCAGCGACCGCTGTCATGGTCATTGCTATCTTTAATGCAGGTGGTCGGATCATTTTAGGGACGCTCTCTGATAAGTTTGGCAGAAAGCCTGTACTCAGTGCCATGTATATTTGCTCTAGTCTTATTATGTTAGGAATGAGCCTTATTCCTATGAGTTACCTGCTATTTTTACTGTTCGTATCTCTTATTGGATTTAATTTCGGTGGTTTTTTAGCGATCTTCCCATCCATCACAGCAGAATTTTACGGGACGAAAAATATCGGTTTAAACTATGGTCTTATGTATCAAGCGTACGGAGTAGCTGCTTTTGTCGGACCATTTATTGCAACGACATTCGGATTTACCACAGCCTTTTTAGTCGCTGTTGCCCTAAATATTGGTGGGGTTCTCGTGGCTACTCAATTAAGAACGCACTCTTATACTACTGTTTCGGGAAGATAA
- a CDS encoding GNAT family N-acetyltransferase has product MYRFHRLFIRKLKWEDRHLLVKWLSTPEVLKFYEGRDRMFDLEKVESTFYLQKGHETGCIVEYDSVPIGYVQFYKLDSNCKEDYGLIHSNEILYGMDQFIGEVDYWNKGIGTQLVTAMIDFLTTFEKAERILMDPQITNSRAIHCYEKCGFQKVKRLLKRELHEGEYRDCWLMEYTH; this is encoded by the coding sequence ATGTATCGTTTTCATCGGTTGTTTATTCGAAAGCTGAAGTGGGAGGATCGGCATCTTCTAGTTAAATGGTTATCGACTCCGGAAGTTCTAAAGTTTTATGAAGGAAGAGATAGAATGTTTGATTTAGAAAAAGTCGAAAGCACCTTCTATCTTCAAAAAGGGCATGAAACGGGCTGTATCGTTGAATATGATAGTGTGCCAATAGGATACGTTCAATTTTATAAGTTAGATAGTAATTGTAAAGAGGATTATGGCTTAATTCATTCGAATGAAATTCTTTATGGCATGGATCAATTTATAGGGGAAGTAGACTATTGGAATAAAGGAATTGGGACGCAACTTGTAACAGCTATGATCGACTTTTTAACAACATTCGAAAAAGCAGAGAGAATTTTAATGGACCCCCAAATAACCAATTCAAGAGCCATTCATTGTTATGAAAAATGTGGTTTTCAAAAAGTGAAGCGATTACTAAAGCGTGAACTCCATGAAGGAGAATATCGAGATTGCTGGTTAATGGAATATACACATTAA
- a CDS encoding SDR family NAD(P)-dependent oxidoreductase produces the protein MKKTALITGASSGIGKELARIHAKEGGNLVLVARREDKLLELKEELEQKYHVDVKIIVKDLTVLESAKEIYQEIKEAGIEIDYLINNAGFGGRGKFHERAWEQDLAMIQLNILALTALTRLFLPDFVKRNEGKILNVSSTASLMPGPLQAVYYATKAYVTSFSNAIAEELHDTNVTVTALLPGATETEFAKTSGMDKTSLFERAFEPKDVARDGYKAMIDGRLNVIAGVTFSQRMIMGMAPVLPKKMILKQVRQMQEVKE, from the coding sequence ATGAAAAAAACAGCACTTATTACTGGCGCTTCTAGTGGTATTGGGAAGGAATTGGCTCGAATTCATGCTAAAGAAGGAGGCAATCTTGTCTTAGTTGCGAGAAGGGAAGATAAGCTTTTAGAACTAAAAGAGGAACTCGAACAGAAATATCATGTTGATGTGAAAATCATTGTGAAAGACTTAACGGTATTAGAATCTGCAAAGGAAATTTATCAAGAAATAAAAGAAGCAGGGATTGAAATTGATTATTTAATCAATAACGCCGGATTTGGGGGACGAGGAAAATTTCACGAGCGTGCGTGGGAGCAGGATTTAGCAATGATACAACTAAATATATTAGCTTTAACGGCACTCACTCGCTTATTCTTACCGGATTTTGTGAAACGTAATGAAGGGAAAATCTTGAATGTCTCATCGACTGCCTCATTAATGCCTGGACCTTTACAAGCTGTTTATTATGCAACGAAGGCGTATGTTACGTCATTTAGTAATGCGATTGCCGAAGAATTACATGATACAAATGTAACGGTAACGGCTCTTTTACCTGGAGCAACGGAAACAGAATTTGCGAAAACATCGGGAATGGATAAAACGAGTTTATTTGAAAGGGCATTTGAGCCGAAGGATGTTGCAAGAGACGGATATAAAGCAATGATAGATGGACGGTTAAATGTGATCGCTGGGGTTACGTTTAGTCAACGAATGATTATGGGAATGGCCCCTGTTTTACCGAAGAAAATGATTTTGAAACAAGTCCGTCAAATGCAAGAGGTAAAGGAATAG
- a CDS encoding TetR/AcrR family transcriptional regulator, with protein MSFVRARNDENKKVRLEQIKEAALKLFDEMPYHEITLSKVGKEINFTRANLYKYISTKEDIYILIIMDEINRVIDDMESSLVQADPLDTYTLAHQWANILNNHPRYLKLFSLLFTMLEQNTTLETLIEFKNYLAVVNGRILKILKHNLPEFDDQDLAKLMDMAFSYIIARYPLCNPSPVQIEATKLSAYNYEFPNFVESFSEALVYLINGMKLEKIK; from the coding sequence ATGTCTTTTGTGCGTGCAAGAAATGACGAGAATAAGAAGGTTCGACTAGAACAAATTAAAGAGGCTGCCCTTAAACTGTTTGATGAAATGCCTTATCACGAAATTACATTGTCCAAGGTTGGGAAAGAAATTAACTTTACACGGGCCAATTTATATAAATATATTTCAACTAAAGAAGATATCTACATTTTGATCATCATGGATGAGATCAATCGGGTTATCGATGATATGGAAAGCTCTTTAGTCCAAGCTGATCCATTAGACACCTACACGCTAGCACATCAATGGGCTAACATTTTAAACAACCATCCAAGATATCTTAAACTGTTCTCACTTTTGTTTACCATGCTTGAGCAAAACACAACGCTTGAAACATTAATCGAGTTCAAAAACTACTTAGCTGTAGTAAACGGACGAATCTTGAAAATATTAAAGCATAATCTACCGGAGTTTGACGATCAAGACCTAGCGAAGTTAATGGATATGGCATTCTCCTATATCATCGCTCGGTACCCATTGTGTAATCCAAGTCCTGTTCAAATTGAAGCGACAAAGCTTTCGGCTTATAATTACGAATTCCCTAATTTTGTTGAATCCTTCTCAGAAGCACTCGTTTATCTTATCAACGGGATGAAGCTAGAGAAAATTAAATAA